Genomic segment of Lepidochelys kempii isolate rLepKem1 chromosome 23, rLepKem1.hap2, whole genome shotgun sequence:
GTGGGGTACCCCAGAGCTGGCCAAACACCAGGTACCCTGAAgcgtggggagctgagagacccccacccctgccccggaGCTAACCCTTTGTTctaagcccccctccccccaatcccgccgccccccccagcccccctctttTTTACGCTGTGTACTCTGTGTCCGTGGGTTTTGCGGCCGGGAATGTGGTCTGTATGGATGTTCcgatatatttttattgtttagtCGCGTCTCCGCCTGGTTTTCTCGCCCCCCCGGATCACACatgcgctccccccccccctccgctgcCTTAGGGGGAGGCATTCCCAGGCCAAACTACGCTCTGCAAGGAGCCcccccctctgcaccccacagTCAGCAGGCATGCGGGGGAGAAGTCGGGGGGCTTTTGGAGACATGTTGCAGGCAGGTTCCTCTCTGCCAAAGAGAGCCCCCCAGCTTTCCCCGCAGAAGTGGTGGTACAGACATGCACCCCAAAAATCACTGGGCAGCCACCTTCCATCGGCCCACTGGATTGACTGCAAAgagcaccccccaaccccccaaggCATTACTGGGGGGTACACCCTGATATGGGCAggttccagccccccccccagcagcctatgtcccccccccagccagtcccctggTCTGGGGCCGATGGGAGCTGGTGCCCCCCCAGGGGACACAGCAGAACCAGGAGTCCAGATGCTGGGTTGAGGCCCCCAATCTGTCTCAGCCTCCCCTCCATGCATCTTGGGGCTTTTATTCCAACACCCTCCCCACAGTGGAGGGGCTAGGGTGTGGGTGAGGACTTGCACCCagcatccccccccccagctgtcccCCCCTTGTCCTAAGTCCCCTCAAAGGGGCAGCCCACCCCCCCAATAATGACGCAGACACCGCGCTGGCTTTAAGGCACTTTAATGCAACATGcgcttggtgggggaggggctttgGTATTTACAGATGGGGGGACCCCCCCAGCAGCCAAACCTGCCCCTAGCTCCCTGCTACTGAGCGGGTGGGGAGATGAGCTgttaccctcccccccacctcccaaagcGGTGCATGGAAATATCAGTGAGATAACTAGCTGGCGACCGTGTCTACACGTTTATTCAGACCCCCGCCCCAATCCTCCTGCTGCCTCTGGCTACAGAATGCAGCGTGGCCCCACCCCCGGACACCGGGGTCCCCTCTTTCGGTAAAGCTTTGATTTGCCATAGAAAAGACCAACGTTTCGGAAGGAGCTCCGCCCTTTGGGGAACCCTCCGCACTCCTTGCGGTGGGGGGGCAGCACCTCCACCATGATCtgtccacacccccccccccagtacctTAATTGGAGTCACATTTCTCCTTTCCCCAACTGAAATGGGGCCTGGCCTTGTGTCCCCGCCCCCCATACAATGGAGGGGGGGCACTTGGACAGAGACCCCACAAACTCTCCAGTCACAGGCTCTCGGTCATGGGGTccccaccctgacaccccaaATCTTTGAGGGGAGCTGCTCCCCCCCCTGAACCCTGTAATGCAGGGTGACCACTGCCCAACCCCTACGAACCAGGGGGAACCAccccctttctctgtcccccAAAATATCACCTGGGATCCCCATCCTCTGCGTCCCCTATTTATAAATATGTACAATCAGCAATGGACTATaccgctcctcccccctctctTGCACAGCTGGGTGAGTGTTGAGGGGGGGGCCATCACAGGATGCAGCAGGGGCAGCCGTTGGACTCTTTAGTTGTAGGGTTGCACTGTAGGGGCAGGGGGGGTCTCCAGCTCCTGGAACCTTCTGcgagagagaagggggggggagaCACTTAGGAACAGAGCCCAAACCGGGGGAGGTGCCCCCCAAAGGGAGGGAGTACCCCCAGGAGGGGCATTCCTGGGTGGGGAACTGCTGTTTTTGGGtatctctgagggagtcaaaccCCATGTTACCACAGTGGGGGACATGCCccattttttgggggggctgatGGCTTCCCAGGGAATTCACTGAGATTTAAGTGGGGGGGGTCGGGGGACTGAACCCCCATTTGGAGGGATCTCACGGGAAGTTTGGTAGGAAAATACCccatggtggggggtgggggacaacTCTGGGGGGAAAATATCACCCCGCGGTGGGGTCTCCCTGGGGACACATCCTGCAGAGCACTCTCCCCTATTTTacaggggccttggggaatgGGCCCCCCTGGGAGGGATCCTGGGGggtcagagcccccccccccccatacctgATGGCCCGGACGACCTCATGGAAGGACTCGTCTACGTTGAGGCGGATCTTGGCAGAGGCCTCCATGTAGGGGATGCGATTCTCCTGGGCGAAGGCCAGCGCCTCCTCCTTGGGCACCTGGGGGCGGTTACAAGCAGCTCCTCCATCCATTCAgctggtgggggctgggggggcaagcTGGGCACTTCTCAAAAACCCCAGGGCAGTCGGGGGACCCAGGCATCTGGGCATCAGAAAGCCCATGCCACCAGAGACAGTGGCACTTCCTGTCTGGGCACCGTCCAAGATGGCCACCAACAGAGCAAGCGTGGCCCGTGGGGTGGGTGGTGCTGCCTGTCTGGACACTGTCCAAGATGGCTGCCAAGAGAGCGCGCGTGGCCCGTGGGGCAGCGCTTCGTGTCTGGGCACTGTCCAAGATGGCCACCGACAGAGCGCGTGTGGCCCATGGGGCGGAGCTTCCTATCTGGGCACCGTCCAAGATGGCCACCGACAGAGCGCGCGTGGCCCGTGGGGCGGCGCTTCCTGTCTGGGCACCGTCCAAGATGGCCGCCGACAGAGCAAGCGTGGCCCGTGGGGCGGCGCTTCCTGTCTGGGCACCTTCCAAGATGGCCGCCGACAGAGCAAGCGTGGCCTGTGGGGTGGGTGGTGCTGCCTGTCTGGACACTGTCCAAGATGGCCGCCAAGAGAGCGAGAGTGGCCCGTGGGGCAGCGCTTCGTGTCTGGGCACCGTCCAAGATGGCCGCCGACAGAGCAAGCGTGGCCCGTGGGGTGGGTGGTGTTGCCTGTCTGTACACTGTCCAAGATGGCCACCAAGAGAGCGAGAGTGGCCCGTGGGGCAGCGCTTCGTGTCTGGACACCGTCCAAGATGGCCACCGACAGAGTGCGCGTGGCCCGTGGGGCGGCGCTTCCTGTCTGGGCACCGTCCAAGATGGCCGCCGACAAAGCAAGCGTGGCCCGTGGGGCGGCGCTTCCTGTCTGGGCACCGTCCAAGATGGCCACCGACAGAGCGCGCGTGGCCCGTGGGGCGGCGCTTCCTGTCTGGGCACCGTCCAAGATGGCCACCGACAGAGCGCGCGTGGCCCGTGGGGCGGCGCTTCCTGTCTGGGCACCGTCCAAGATGGCCGTGAGCCCAGTGGCCCTTGGGGCCCCATGAGGACACCCCAGTGTGGGCGGAGCCCAGGgaccccctggccccacccctcctcacCTGGCGCTGGAGGTCCAGGTCAGCCTTGTTGCCCACGAGGATCATGGGAAAGTCGTCCCCGGTCCTTGACGCGCAGGATCTGGGTGTGGAACTTGCTGATCTCGGTGAAGCTGCGGGGGGGGCGAGATGGAGAGCGGGtcggggggctgctggggggggttcCTCACCCGGGGGCGGGGGCCACTGGAGGCTGGAGTTAGGGAGCAGGGATCTGAGGGTGGGGGGCTGCGATGCCCCAGGCCACCGGGCGTGGAGGGGGGGAATCTcatgggagggggttcagggaggCTGTCGTAGTGGGGAGGGGTCTCCAGGGGGTGGGGGCCCTTACCTGCCGCGGTCATTGATGGCGTAGATGAGCAGGAACCCCTCCCCAGTGCGCATGTACTGCTCCCGCATGGCCCCGAACTCCTCCTGCCCGGCCGTGTCCAGGACTGTGGGGCAGagacgggtgtgtgtgtgggggggggggttgttagccttccccacagcctgagggccaGGGCTCCTagccctgccctccctgcccccagtagcgggagagaacccaggagacctagctcccagtcccctgcccgcCCGCTGCAACCACTagacccacctcccctcccagagcctgggatagaacccaggagtcctggctcccagccctccccaccacctgcaagcctcccctcccccctgcccatccATAGAACTTCTCCCACCTCTGCAGCCTCCCCCACAGTGGGGGCAGGTCGGTCCCTGGGCTCGGTCCCTCTGCCCTGGCTGGGTCAGGGCTCCCCGCAAGCGGGGTGcaagccagcccccccccgacacactcactgTCCAGCCGGGTCGGGCTCCCATCGATGGTGCAAATCTTCGTGTAGGAGTCCTCGATTGTGGGGTCATAGTCCGAGACAAAGTACGactgg
This window contains:
- the LOC140902077 gene encoding LOW QUALITY PROTEIN: ras-related protein R-Ras2-like (The sequence of the model RefSeq protein was modified relative to this genomic sequence to represent the inferred CDS: deleted 2 bases in 2 codons); this encodes MREQYMRTGEGFLLIYAINDRGSFTEISKFHTQILRVKDRDDFPMILVGNKADLDLQRQVPKEEALAFAQENRIPYMEASAKIRLNVDESFHEVVRAIRRFQELETPPAPTVNPTTKESNGCPCCIL